In one window of Gossypium hirsutum isolate 1008001.06 chromosome A01, Gossypium_hirsutum_v2.1, whole genome shotgun sequence DNA:
- the LOC107936959 gene encoding cold shock protein 2, which translates to MGESRVTGKVKWFTDQRGFGFITPDDGGEELFVHQSSIRSDGFRILADGEEVEFVIDSSEGGRTKAVDVTGPNGNPVRGTTRSGRSGGGGGFGGRGRRGGYGGGGGGCFKCGEMAHMARDCGQGCGGGGSGLSCYNCGGSGHFARDCANSDR; encoded by the coding sequence ATGGGTGAGAGTAGGGTGACTGGGAAGGTAAAGTGGTTCACTGACCAAAGGGGATTTGGTTTCATAACGCCGGATGACGGCGGCGAGGAGTTGTTCGTTCACCAATCGTCAATTCGTTCCGACGGTTTTCGTATCCTCGCCGACGGCGAAGAAGTCGAGTTCGTTATCGATTCTTCTGAAGGAGGTCGTACCAAGGCTGTTGATGTCACTGGCCCTAATGGGAACCCTGTTCGTGGCACCACGAGATCTGGACGCAGTGGTGGCGGAGGTGGATTCGGTggtagaggaagaagaggaggttATGGAGGCGGCGGAGGAGGATGCTTTAAGTGTGGGGAGATGGCGCATATGGCGAGGGACTGTGGACAGGGCTGCGGCGGCGGCGGCAGTGGTCTGTCTTGTTACAACTGTGGAGGCTCCGGGCATTTTGCAAGAGACTGTGCAAACAGTGATCGTTAA